Part of the Pseudoliparis swirei isolate HS2019 ecotype Mariana Trench chromosome 3, NWPU_hadal_v1, whole genome shotgun sequence genome, GCCACAGGCTTCAACTGGCCTTTCCTAACCTCTGCGTTGTCTCAGTGCTTGAACCTGCTCTTTGCAATTTTCATCCTAGAAGAGACCGTGACGAACACTGACGTCGTGATATCAGACGGCTCTCCTCAGCGCTCAGCCGTGAAGCAAATGATCTACGGGATCTACGACATGTTTGCAAGGGCCAGCCGCAAGAGTAGGACTCTCTTGGTCCTCCTGATGGTCATCTTCACCAGCTTCTCCTTCGCCTACGTGGGTGGGGGCTCCTTGATGACGCTATATGAGCTGAATAAGCCACTCTGCTGGAGTGAGATTTTGATCGGCTACGGCACAGCAATGTCCACCACAGTGTTCCTGGTCAGTTTTGTGGTGGTGTCGGCGTTCACCTACTGCGGTGTGCCACAGCTGTTCATCATCCTGACGGGGATCCTGTCCGTCATATCAGGCATGGTCCTGTTGTCGTTCGCTAAGACCACTTTCCTGATGTTTATGGGTAAGAAACGCTTCCGTAGcaactgtgtgctgctttaaacaaataatatacTAACAggattcgtacggtcatggaaaacctggaaaagtcatttaatttaaaaatggttatttccaggcctggaaaatcaGAGAGAATAATTAaaccccaaaagttttggaaaagtcatggacatttgttatattcatatgttcattgacagagtttgatttaaaagaataaacatttatataaatatgtatcttTTTTAGatgagatttcacaacatgtttagtcatggaaacacacatgtatatgaaccctataacaataataatagccTTTTGAATCATAGAGGAAACCACCAAAGTCTTATCTGTCAGGAACAGAATTTTAAACTTACAACTGGTAAATTTTTTCCTCGCCCTGTTGTCAGAAATTCAGCGATGTTGAATTGTTTGATGAGCGCATTGGGGGATTATTAATAAGTTTCACTTTTTAGTGTATGTCAGATATTGGAAGTTGTGTAGTGAAATTCTGCCCAGGAGTTGTGGCCTTGTAGCCTGGTTCAATAACTAAATAATATGCCTCTCTATAGCTTCACAtcacatatttaaaacaaaatctGTTCATGTAGCCCTTTTACAATTTATGACATAAAGCTCAAAGTGATTTACTTCAAAAATAAATAGCGGTAAAAATCACATGAcgtatattaaatataacaaaCATCTAGAGTACAGAATATATTATGAATGAGCAATATAAAATGGAAACTAAATGTACATAACAGGTTATTGATTGACAGAACATGTGAGttgaatttaatgtttttttttctttaattgtgTTGTGTGCATTTTACAACTTTTGTGTGGGCACATTATGCGTTTATGAGACGTAACATATCTCTCTTCTGTTATTTGTGAACCACAGTGAGGTTGCCAATGCTTCTGGCCAGCATGCCTTTCCCTGTGCTGCGCTCCATGACCTCAAAGATCGTCTCAAAGTCTGATCAGGGTGAGTGAGCTCCACAGAGCCACGTCGCTGTGTTTTCTGGGGCCGCTGAGTGGCTGCCTGTCTCAGCAACTTCACGATGGGCTTGAAAACAAAGCACTTGCgagtttctgttttgtttagCGGCCCATAAAACTGGTTGTTCTTCTCTCCCGGATGTGTTTTTGCAGGAGCCCTGTTCGCTTGTCTTTCCTTCCTGGAGAGTTTAACTACCAATGTGTCGATTGCGGTCTTCAGCAGCGTCTACGCTGCTACGCTGGCGTGGTACCCGGGCTTCAGCTTCCTGCTGGCTGCAGGACTCTGCGTCATCCCGTTAATTGTCCTCGGGTAAGTTGTACATTTTTGCCAATGTAGAGAACACAACAGGAAATGACTgtacaaacattttttttattactaatAATGTGCAAATAATTGCTACTGTAACTTAATTAAAGCATACAATCACACAACTCCAAATTTCACATGGTGTCCAGAGATTCAAGTTccaaggttttatttgccatttgtgc contains:
- the slc46a3 gene encoding solute carrier family 46 member 3 gives rise to the protein MKGLFLVEPVVALYAFSSFLIYPLLQQYVYRRLWQDLTHTPYPISDNASRCADNNNSSNQSSYHEEVQRQASLFSLYSELFSTVPSLVVTLLLVAYSDRGGRKVTIIMPLIGTLIYTLTLLSVSYFELNIYLLIVGSFFCSLFGGLGTFLGGVFAYIADLCEDGRQKTLRMAGVDMMIGLLSGVAALSTGYFLRATGFNWPFLTSALSQCLNLLFAIFILEETVTNTDVVISDGSPQRSAVKQMIYGIYDMFARASRKSRTLLVLLMVIFTSFSFAYVGGGSLMTLYELNKPLCWSEILIGYGTAMSTTVFLVSFVVVSAFTYCGVPQLFIILTGILSVISGMVLLSFAKTTFLMFMVRLPMLLASMPFPVLRSMTSKIVSKSDQGALFACLSFLESLTTNVSIAVFSSVYAATLAWYPGFSFLLAAGLCVIPLIVLGVVGLTGLHVAEEVKDQEPLFRGEEDLVENHNSKISVVI